In a single window of the Streptomyces sp. HUAS ZL42 genome:
- a CDS encoding DUF5987 family protein, whose translation MPDPEDPESRNAVLEAFADTIIPGEKRHPDDRTVAGVSAGGGAVASGVIAVLETPEGGMAPALDDLARTLDEHAVRFRTEHGLPPDEREPFVGLRYDERLALVGELLAPEHPERAMWAGLAMFSFMAFDTGAHMHTADAIAAGHPGLATLGFAPPGEDGLWRFPAYSYGRQLADIHPDTDPTGSPV comes from the coding sequence ATGCCAGATCCGGAAGACCCGGAGTCGAGAAACGCAGTCCTCGAAGCTTTCGCCGACACGATTATCCCCGGTGAGAAGCGCCATCCGGACGACCGTACGGTGGCCGGCGTGAGCGCGGGCGGGGGCGCGGTGGCGTCAGGCGTGATCGCCGTGCTCGAAACGCCCGAGGGCGGGATGGCCCCGGCACTCGACGACCTGGCCCGAACGCTCGACGAACACGCCGTCCGGTTCCGCACCGAACACGGATTGCCCCCCGACGAGCGTGAGCCTTTCGTCGGACTCCGCTACGACGAAAGGCTGGCGCTGGTCGGTGAGTTGCTCGCGCCCGAACACCCGGAGCGCGCGATGTGGGCCGGCCTGGCGATGTTCAGCTTCATGGCCTTCGACACGGGTGCGCACATGCACACCGCGGACGCCATCGCCGCCGGCCACCCGGGCCTGGCAACCCTCGGTTTCGCCCCGCCCGGCGAGGACGGGCTGTGGCGCTTCCCGGCCTATTCCTACGGTCGGCAACTGGCCGACATACACCCCGATACCGACCCCACCGGGAGCCCCGTGTGA
- a CDS encoding TIGR03084 family metal-binding protein, which produces MTKSLDVYSDLVAEGEEIDALLDSLDEQQWQLPTPAPGWTVAHQVAHLAFVCHLAATSARDPQRFAEYAAQARNGFQAAVDAALAQFLAEGPKAARARWREELAAAVAGLAAADQKGTVPWLVNPLPPSVLAAAGMMEVFAHGQDIADALGVRREYTDRVGHLAWFGVHTRDFGYQAHGLVPPSEEFRFELTAPSGATTWTFGPEEAVDRVTGPAADFALLVSRRRHHADLAVRAEGARAEQWLSIAQAYRGPSGAGRTPGQFAP; this is translated from the coding sequence ATGACGAAATCCCTTGACGTATATTCGGATCTGGTAGCTGAGGGCGAGGAGATCGACGCGCTGCTCGACAGCCTGGACGAACAGCAGTGGCAGTTGCCCACGCCCGCCCCGGGTTGGACGGTGGCGCACCAGGTCGCTCATCTCGCTTTCGTCTGCCATCTCGCCGCCACTTCCGCGCGCGACCCGCAGCGCTTCGCGGAGTACGCGGCGCAGGCCAGGAACGGCTTCCAGGCGGCGGTGGACGCGGCGCTCGCCCAGTTCCTCGCCGAGGGTCCCAAGGCGGCGAGGGCACGCTGGCGTGAGGAGCTGGCCGCCGCCGTGGCCGGGCTCGCGGCGGCCGACCAGAAGGGCACGGTGCCTTGGCTGGTCAACCCCCTGCCACCGTCGGTGCTGGCCGCGGCCGGCATGATGGAGGTCTTCGCACACGGTCAGGACATCGCGGATGCGCTCGGCGTACGCCGGGAGTACACCGACCGGGTCGGACACCTGGCCTGGTTCGGCGTGCACACCCGGGACTTCGGCTACCAGGCGCATGGACTGGTCCCGCCGAGCGAGGAGTTCCGCTTCGAGTTGACCGCCCCCTCCGGCGCGACCACCTGGACCTTCGGGCCGGAGGAAGCCGTCGACCGGGTCACAGGGCCGGCCGCCGACTTCGCGCTGCTGGTTTCCCGTCGCCGCCACCACGCTGACCTCGCGGTGCGGGCCGAGGGAGCCAGGGCCGAGCAGTGGCTGAGCATCGCCCAGGCCTACCGGGGACCGAGCGGAGCCGGGCGGACGCCGGGTCAGTTTGCGCCGTAG
- a CDS encoding carboxymuconolactone decarboxylase family protein translates to MARISARAMRGLALAQIRLVTPVRPGDADGLTAQVYRQMEREFGVLAPPVALHSPAPEVMTAAWLMLRETLIAPGLVDRAVREAVAAAVSAVNTCPYCVSVHSATLHGLVGGQDARTIAAGRVAEVAGTRLREAAVWATAAALRPRAGEGPRVPFTPEEAPEYAGVAVVFHYLNRMVNTFLEDAPMPASAPRAGLGMVQRVLSHMIRGTSRRIGEAGASLDLLPQAPVPADLAWARSHRTIAQAFARAAGAVDRAARQVVAPSVLDLLDMELKVWDGLPRGLSRSWVESPLAALPPADRPAGRLALLVAFASHQIDATVVEAYRKDRPDDADLVALASWAALSAARRTGSWFPVELATKDGHEA, encoded by the coding sequence GTGGCCCGGATCTCCGCGCGCGCCATGCGCGGACTCGCGCTCGCTCAGATCCGCCTTGTCACCCCGGTCCGGCCGGGCGACGCGGACGGGCTCACCGCCCAGGTGTACCGGCAGATGGAGCGGGAGTTCGGCGTACTGGCGCCGCCGGTGGCGCTGCACTCCCCCGCTCCCGAGGTGATGACCGCGGCATGGCTGATGCTCCGGGAGACTCTCATCGCCCCGGGCCTGGTCGACCGCGCGGTGCGGGAGGCGGTGGCCGCGGCTGTCTCGGCGGTGAATACGTGCCCGTACTGCGTGTCCGTGCACAGCGCCACGCTGCACGGCCTGGTCGGCGGCCAGGACGCGCGGACCATCGCCGCCGGGCGGGTCGCGGAGGTGGCCGGGACGCGGCTGCGCGAGGCAGCGGTCTGGGCAACGGCAGCTGCCCTGCGGCCGCGAGCGGGCGAGGGCCCGCGCGTACCGTTCACTCCGGAGGAGGCTCCCGAGTACGCCGGTGTGGCGGTGGTCTTCCACTACCTCAACAGGATGGTGAACACCTTCCTGGAGGACGCGCCGATGCCGGCGAGCGCGCCGCGGGCCGGGCTCGGCATGGTGCAGCGTGTGCTCAGCCACATGATCCGCGGGACGAGTCGGAGGATCGGCGAGGCCGGCGCCTCACTGGATCTGCTGCCGCAGGCGCCGGTGCCGGCCGATCTCGCCTGGGCCAGGTCGCACCGGACGATCGCGCAGGCCTTCGCCCGAGCCGCCGGCGCGGTGGACCGGGCAGCGCGGCAGGTGGTAGCCCCGAGTGTCTTGGACTTGCTTGACATGGAGCTCAAGGTTTGGGACGGCCTGCCGCGCGGGCTCAGCCGCAGCTGGGTGGAATCCCCGCTCGCAGCTCTGCCGCCGGCCGACCGCCCGGCGGGCCGGCTCGCCCTGCTCGTCGCCTTCGCCTCGCACCAGATCGACGCCACGGTCGTCGAGGCCTACCGAAAGGACCGGCCGGACGACGCCGACCTGGTGGCGCTGGCCTCCTGGGCGGCGCTTTCCGCGGCCCGCCGGACCGGGAGCTGGTTCCCGGTGGAACTCGCCACGAAAGACGGGCATGAAGCTTGA
- a CDS encoding FAD-dependent oxidoreductase, whose translation MNATESTDVLIVGSGFGGAITAYHLAAGGARVTVLERGPWLRAEDFDHDFKFGSSATRVFDFVVGDGMSVLGGNCVGGGSVVYFATMPRAPRFVFERHGSIGRRMWPAVIDRDALEPWYDRVAEALPVTPTSWNEVPYIGGVFAAACKAAGHTTNPSPSAVDTSLCTNCNWMMSGCRFDAKRSLLLNYLPAALSHNAEIRPLHEVQKITGLDTGGYRVHYNTIHEVDYRQQTGSGAIDAKVVILAAGTAATPVILQRSEAELGPMPHAVGRYFSGNGERLNTAVLEEDKVRELLGLSRDEENAYGAYQIGRGPVVASWDRLDAELPEYERFSLEQLYFPPGFGTILAQVPDATGPTWYGPEKKEMLRKWRSWLTVFTMSEDDNEGVFGPPPPTGNSERLSQQLLGFGRLRYRPTANTLRGWEVSDAAVRQILEHNGLSRVMPWTNDVIGAYTVHPLSSCRIGDDPATSALDDRHELRGHPGIFVTDGSAVPGALTVNPAFTIAALAERAVPGIVHALRERGVEVRYGAPAPDGGGAARRGTAAAARAVLG comes from the coding sequence GTGAACGCCACCGAAAGCACGGATGTCCTGATCGTCGGCAGCGGCTTCGGCGGCGCGATCACCGCCTACCATCTCGCCGCGGGCGGGGCGCGGGTGACGGTACTGGAGCGCGGGCCCTGGTTGCGCGCCGAGGACTTCGACCACGATTTCAAGTTCGGCTCCTCGGCCACCCGTGTGTTCGACTTCGTGGTCGGTGACGGGATGAGCGTGCTCGGCGGCAACTGCGTGGGCGGCGGCAGCGTCGTCTACTTCGCCACCATGCCGCGCGCCCCGCGTTTCGTCTTCGAGCGGCACGGCTCCATCGGCCGGCGGATGTGGCCGGCCGTGATCGACCGCGACGCCCTCGAACCCTGGTACGACCGGGTGGCCGAGGCCCTGCCGGTCACCCCCACCTCGTGGAACGAGGTGCCGTACATCGGCGGGGTCTTCGCCGCGGCGTGCAAGGCCGCCGGGCACACCACGAACCCCTCGCCGTCCGCCGTGGACACCAGTCTGTGCACCAACTGCAACTGGATGATGTCCGGCTGCCGGTTCGACGCCAAGCGGTCCCTGCTGCTCAACTACCTGCCCGCTGCCCTTTCGCACAATGCCGAGATCAGGCCTCTGCACGAGGTGCAGAAGATCACTGGGCTGGACACCGGCGGCTACCGGGTGCACTACAACACGATCCACGAGGTCGACTACCGGCAGCAGACCGGCTCCGGCGCCATCGACGCGAAGGTCGTGATCCTCGCGGCCGGCACCGCGGCCACCCCTGTCATCCTGCAGCGCTCCGAGGCCGAGCTCGGCCCGATGCCGCACGCGGTCGGCCGCTACTTCTCCGGCAACGGCGAACGGCTGAACACCGCAGTGCTCGAGGAGGACAAGGTCAGGGAGCTGCTCGGGCTCTCCCGCGACGAAGAGAACGCGTACGGCGCCTATCAGATCGGCCGCGGACCGGTCGTCGCGTCCTGGGACCGCCTCGACGCGGAGCTACCCGAGTACGAGCGATTCTCCCTGGAGCAGCTGTACTTCCCGCCCGGCTTCGGCACCATACTGGCGCAGGTCCCGGACGCGACGGGCCCGACCTGGTACGGGCCGGAGAAGAAGGAGATGCTGCGCAAGTGGCGCTCCTGGCTGACGGTCTTCACCATGTCGGAGGACGACAACGAGGGGGTGTTCGGTCCGCCGCCGCCGACCGGTAACTCGGAGCGGCTTTCGCAGCAGTTGCTGGGCTTCGGCCGCCTGCGCTACCGGCCCACCGCGAACACGCTGCGGGGCTGGGAGGTTTCGGACGCGGCGGTCCGGCAGATCCTCGAGCACAACGGACTGTCCCGGGTGATGCCATGGACCAACGACGTGATCGGCGCGTACACCGTGCACCCGCTCTCGTCGTGCCGGATCGGCGACGACCCGGCGACCTCGGCGCTCGACGACCGCCACGAGCTGCGCGGGCACCCGGGCATCTTCGTCACCGACGGCTCGGCCGTACCCGGGGCCCTGACGGTGAACCCGGCCTTCACCATCGCGGCACTCGCCGAACGGGCGGTGCCCGGGATCGTGCACGCGCTGCGGGAACGCGGGGTCGAGGTCCGCTACGGTGCGCCCGCGCCGGACGGCGGGGGCGCGGCCCGGCGCGGCACGGCGGCGGCCGCCCGCGCGGTCCTGGGGTGA